One genomic segment of Deltaproteobacteria bacterium includes these proteins:
- a CDS encoding substrate-binding domain-containing protein, which produces MRRLLTSLLVGFAALLGALLPACKAEPARLRLATTTSTRDSGLLDALLPVFEAEARARIDVIAVGTGKALKLGEAGDVDVVMVHARAAEDAFLAAGHGVRREDLMWNTFELLGPPADPAQVKDLEIGPALRKIAEAKALFVSRGDDSGTHKKELALWKEAGGLAPWERYLETGQGMGRSLVVAGEKEAYVLSDRATFLAFRDKVELVPLVTGGASLRNPYGVMTVNPAKHPDIDAKLADAFVDFLIAERAQVIIRDFQREGERLFFPARLPAGD; this is translated from the coding sequence GTGCGAAGGCTCCTCACCTCGCTGCTCGTCGGTTTCGCGGCGCTCCTCGGCGCCCTCCTTCCGGCCTGCAAGGCCGAGCCGGCGCGGCTGCGCCTGGCCACGACCACCAGCACCCGGGACTCGGGGCTGCTGGACGCGCTGCTGCCGGTCTTCGAGGCGGAGGCGAGGGCCCGGATCGACGTCATCGCGGTGGGCACGGGCAAGGCGCTGAAGCTCGGCGAGGCCGGCGACGTGGACGTGGTGATGGTCCACGCCCGCGCCGCCGAGGACGCCTTCCTGGCCGCGGGGCACGGGGTCCGCCGCGAGGATCTGATGTGGAACACCTTCGAGCTCCTCGGTCCGCCCGCCGATCCGGCGCAGGTGAAGGACCTGGAGATCGGGCCGGCCCTGCGGAAGATCGCGGAGGCGAAGGCGCTCTTCGTCAGCCGGGGGGACGACAGCGGAACCCACAAGAAGGAGCTCGCCCTCTGGAAGGAGGCCGGGGGTCTCGCGCCCTGGGAGCGCTACCTCGAGACCGGCCAGGGCATGGGCCGCAGCCTGGTGGTCGCCGGTGAGAAGGAGGCCTACGTCCTCTCCGACCGGGCGACCTTCCTCGCCTTCCGGGACAAGGTCGAGCTCGTGCCCCTGGTGACCGGCGGCGCCTCCCTGCGCAACCCCTACGGCGTGATGACCGTGAACCCGGCGAAGCACCCCGACATCGACGCGAAGCTCGCGGACGCCTTCGTCGACTTCCTGATCGCCGAGCGCGCGCAGGTGATCATCCGCGACTTCCAGCGGGAGGGCGAGCGCCTCTTCTTCCCGGCGCGCCTCCCGGCCGGAGACTGA
- a CDS encoding aspartate aminotransferase family protein, giving the protein MQTPHQRRPMPAAGRDEESILADLVAYGGEDPKYKDGRTMSLVYYLDEGHDDFLAQAWKLYSSANGLNPTAFKSLKRFESEIIEAVAELHHGGPDTCGVVTSGGTESCLLAVKTYRDYMRAKKPWLLWPEMVLPRTAHVAWLKASEYFGVKIRFLPMGKDHRVDLSRLKKLINRNTVMVLASAPEYPHGFVEPVEEMAAVAQRAGVPLHVDACVGGFVMPFVEKNGRPVPRWDYRVPGVTSISADIHKYGFSAKGASTITYRSMEYMKHQMFVEQDWPGGVFASPALLGTRPGGSYAAAWATLQLFGEAGYRDLAERAMKAADGLKAGISKIDGLQVIGDPPSPLFSYRSVDPDLNIFAVGDQMAQAGWHVDRLQFPDALHAMITARHLEVVDAYLADLRAAVDTVRANPELAKSGTAATYGLMAHVPLRGMVKKQVLELFSDMYRPGGSAIELEGGEAIPGADEEGLVGTLKGAANKAVEWYVDRKMRQG; this is encoded by the coding sequence ATGCAAACGCCTCATCAGCGCCGCCCGATGCCCGCCGCCGGAAGGGACGAGGAGTCCATCCTCGCCGACCTCGTCGCCTACGGCGGAGAGGACCCGAAGTACAAGGACGGGCGGACGATGAGCCTCGTCTACTACCTCGACGAGGGCCACGACGACTTCCTCGCCCAGGCCTGGAAGCTCTACTCCTCGGCCAACGGCCTCAACCCGACGGCCTTCAAGAGCCTCAAGCGCTTCGAGAGCGAGATCATCGAGGCGGTGGCCGAGCTGCACCACGGGGGCCCCGACACCTGCGGGGTGGTGACCTCGGGCGGCACCGAGAGCTGCCTGCTGGCGGTGAAGACCTACCGCGACTACATGCGGGCGAAGAAGCCCTGGCTGCTCTGGCCCGAGATGGTGCTCCCTCGCACCGCCCACGTGGCCTGGCTGAAGGCCTCCGAGTACTTCGGGGTGAAGATCCGCTTCCTGCCCATGGGCAAGGACCACCGGGTCGACCTCTCCCGCCTGAAGAAGCTGATCAACCGCAACACCGTCATGGTGCTGGCCTCGGCCCCCGAGTACCCCCACGGCTTCGTCGAGCCGGTGGAGGAGATGGCGGCCGTCGCCCAGCGCGCCGGAGTTCCCCTGCACGTCGACGCCTGCGTGGGCGGCTTCGTCATGCCCTTCGTGGAGAAGAACGGCCGGCCGGTGCCCCGCTGGGACTACCGGGTCCCGGGGGTCACCTCGATCAGCGCCGACATCCACAAGTACGGCTTCTCCGCCAAGGGCGCCTCGACCATCACCTACCGCTCCATGGAGTACATGAAGCACCAGATGTTCGTGGAGCAGGACTGGCCGGGCGGGGTCTTCGCCTCGCCGGCCCTCCTGGGCACCCGCCCGGGTGGCTCCTACGCGGCGGCCTGGGCGACCCTGCAGCTCTTCGGCGAGGCGGGCTACCGCGACCTGGCCGAGCGGGCGATGAAGGCCGCCGACGGCCTGAAGGCGGGCATCTCGAAGATCGACGGCCTGCAGGTGATCGGCGACCCGCCGAGCCCCCTCTTCTCCTACCGCTCGGTGGACCCCGACCTGAACATCTTCGCCGTGGGGGATCAGATGGCGCAGGCCGGCTGGCACGTCGATCGCCTGCAGTTCCCCGACGCCCTCCACGCGATGATCACCGCCCGCCACCTCGAGGTCGTCGACGCCTACCTCGCCGACCTGAGGGCCGCGGTGGACACCGTGCGGGCGAACCCCGAGCTGGCGAAGTCCGGAACGGCGGCCACCTACGGCCTGATGGCTCACGTGCCCCTGCGCGGCATGGTGAAGAAGCAGGTGCTCGAGCTCTTCTCGGACATGTACCGCCCCGGCGGCAGCGCGATCGAGCTCGAGGGCGGCGAGGCGATCCCCGGCGCCGACGAGGAGGGGCTGGTGGGCACCCTCAAGGGCGCCGCCAACAAGGCGGTCGAGTGGTACGTCGACCGGAAGATGCGCCAGGGCTGA
- a CDS encoding ABC transporter permease, which translates to MELLWEGLSEATRVLVSLDPLVLGATWRSLWVSSLAVLLATGLGLPLGTLLARRRFAGRSLLVLASRVGMATPTVFLGVLGYALFSRRGPLGVADLLYTPWAIVFGELLLALPITISISHGAVAALDPRIPFTAQTLGAGTLRRWLTYLSEARIGVMLAVLTAFARCVTELGIAMMVGGNIRGHTRTLATAIALETGKGEFGRGLAMGLILLLVALGVTLAIATLGRQSREPA; encoded by the coding sequence TTGGAGCTCTTGTGGGAGGGCCTCTCCGAGGCCACCCGGGTGCTGGTCTCCCTCGACCCCCTGGTGCTCGGCGCGACCTGGCGCTCGCTCTGGGTCTCCTCCCTGGCGGTGCTCCTGGCGACCGGCCTGGGCCTGCCCCTGGGCACCCTCCTCGCCCGCCGCCGCTTCGCCGGGCGCTCGCTGCTCGTCCTGGCCTCGCGGGTGGGCATGGCGACGCCGACGGTCTTCCTCGGGGTCCTGGGCTACGCCCTCTTCTCCCGCCGCGGCCCCCTGGGCGTGGCGGACCTGCTCTACACCCCCTGGGCCATCGTCTTCGGTGAGCTGCTCCTCGCGCTGCCCATCACCATCTCGATCAGCCACGGCGCCGTCGCGGCGCTCGACCCCCGCATCCCTTTCACCGCCCAGACCCTCGGGGCCGGCACCCTCCGGCGCTGGCTGACCTACCTCTCCGAGGCGCGGATCGGCGTGATGCTGGCGGTGCTCACCGCCTTCGCCCGCTGCGTCACCGAGCTGGGCATCGCCATGATGGTGGGCGGCAACATCCGCGGCCACACCCGCACCCTGGCGACCGCGATCGCGCTGGAGACGGGCAAGGGGGAGTTCGGCCGCGGCCTGGCCATGGGGCTCATCCTCCTGCTGGTCGCCCTCGGCGTCACCCTCGCCATCGCCACCCTCGGGCGGCAGAGCCGGGAGCCGGCATGA
- a CDS encoding ATP-binding cassette domain-containing protein produces the protein MSGPLIRIEGLRVQREGKTICAVPALEVGAGERLGLVGPNGSGKTTLLKVLAGLDESANGRLEIDLPVRERIYVHQQPLLFRGSVLANATYGLRARGLGRREAERLAREWLERLGVAHLASRQREGLSGGEKRRIALAQALAPAPRLLLLDEPLADLDDEGAARVLEALAGLEETTLIAAAPTALPAGLVDRIHETG, from the coding sequence ATGAGCGGGCCGCTGATCCGGATCGAGGGCCTGAGGGTCCAGCGCGAGGGCAAGACCATCTGCGCGGTGCCCGCCCTCGAGGTCGGCGCCGGGGAGCGTTTGGGCCTGGTCGGCCCCAACGGCTCCGGGAAGACCACCCTCCTGAAGGTCCTCGCCGGCCTCGACGAGAGCGCCAACGGGCGCCTCGAGATCGACCTGCCGGTGCGCGAGCGGATCTACGTCCACCAGCAGCCCCTCCTCTTCCGGGGCTCGGTGCTCGCCAACGCCACCTACGGTCTGCGGGCCCGCGGCCTGGGCCGGCGGGAGGCCGAGCGCCTCGCCCGCGAGTGGCTCGAGCGGCTGGGCGTGGCGCACCTGGCCTCCCGGCAGCGGGAGGGGCTCTCCGGCGGGGAGAAGCGGCGCATCGCGCTGGCCCAGGCCCTGGCGCCGGCGCCCCGCCTGCTCCTCCTCGACGAGCCCCTCGCCGATCTCGACGACGAGGGGGCCGCCCGGGTGCTCGAGGCCCTGGCCGGCCTGGAGGAGACCACCCTGATCGCCGCCGCGCCGACGGCCTTGCCCGCGGGCCTCGTCGACCGTATCCACGAGACCGGATGA
- a CDS encoding FAD-dependent oxidoreductase: MDTPELIIVGGGIAGSAAALRAAQNHLRTIWVLGDKETRRRSRAEYVYNVDNMIGVHPDLVLDQLDLPERPTLHIGTRAIIENVKKRLAPYADFVTLVEGEVTAARKRDEGFEVEVGSEWLGARNLILATGCMDRQPIIGKEKGGKIREMPHWVFPFANAETVLYCIRCEGHLTREARVGILGHSETAAQVALMVAERYGTCRYLFTNGQPCEAQGDTRKLLAHHGVEIVEAPIRDLEAGTEDGKTKKGFLAAVHVEASPENRRCPVDFLFVSLGIYRIYNDLAVQLGASLLNEDRPIEERHVRIDAKAETDVRGLFAVGDVALRPDEPVMKQIYTSQEYAVRAVDNIDRRRRSRLRQEILAGP; this comes from the coding sequence CGATCTGGGTCCTCGGCGACAAGGAGACGCGCCGGCGCAGCCGCGCCGAGTACGTCTACAACGTGGACAACATGATCGGGGTCCACCCCGATCTGGTCCTCGACCAGCTGGACCTGCCCGAGCGCCCCACCCTCCACATCGGCACCCGGGCGATCATCGAGAACGTGAAGAAGCGCCTGGCGCCCTACGCGGACTTCGTCACCCTGGTCGAGGGAGAGGTCACCGCCGCGCGCAAGCGCGACGAGGGCTTCGAGGTGGAGGTCGGCAGCGAGTGGCTGGGCGCCCGCAACCTGATCCTGGCGACGGGCTGCATGGACCGGCAGCCCATCATCGGAAAGGAGAAGGGCGGGAAGATCCGCGAGATGCCCCACTGGGTCTTCCCCTTCGCCAACGCCGAGACGGTGCTCTACTGCATCCGCTGCGAGGGCCACCTCACCCGGGAGGCGCGGGTGGGCATCCTCGGCCACAGCGAGACGGCCGCCCAGGTCGCGCTGATGGTCGCCGAGCGCTACGGCACCTGCCGCTACCTCTTCACCAACGGCCAGCCCTGCGAGGCGCAGGGAGACACCCGCAAGCTCCTCGCCCACCACGGCGTCGAGATCGTCGAGGCGCCGATCCGCGATCTCGAGGCCGGCACCGAGGACGGCAAGACGAAGAAGGGCTTCCTCGCCGCCGTGCACGTCGAGGCGTCGCCGGAGAACCGCCGCTGCCCCGTGGACTTCCTCTTCGTCTCCCTGGGCATCTACCGGATCTACAACGACCTGGCGGTACAGCTCGGCGCGAGCCTGCTGAACGAGGATCGCCCGATCGAGGAGCGCCACGTGCGCATCGACGCCAAGGCCGAGACCGACGTGCGGGGCCTCTTCGCCGTGGGGGACGTGGCCCTGCGCCCGGACGAGCCGGTGATGAAGCAGATCTACACCTCCCAGGAGTACGCCGTCCGGGCGGTGGACAACATCGACCGTCGCCGCCGCTCCCGGCTGCGCCAGGAGATCCTCGCGGGCCCCTGA